The following proteins are co-located in the Nonlabens ponticola genome:
- a CDS encoding ferritin-like domain-containing protein: protein MDTQEKLNALLEKTYDAQRGYANAAEMAKDPNVKNWLAHQGARRTEYAAAITGEMKGMNKEPELDGSMTGDLHRSWTNIKAALSSEKDEIVLEECIRGEKAAVEEYEDVLNDASHLPPTVVSILQAQKDEISATINSIKRIEDIVENSND from the coding sequence ATGGATACGCAAGAAAAATTAAATGCCTTATTAGAAAAGACCTATGATGCACAACGAGGTTATGCCAATGCAGCTGAAATGGCAAAAGATCCCAATGTCAAAAACTGGTTAGCACATCAGGGCGCGCGTCGTACCGAATATGCAGCCGCTATTACAGGCGAGATGAAAGGTATGAATAAAGAACCAGAGCTGGACGGCAGCATGACCGGTGACTTACACCGCAGCTGGACTAATATTAAAGCGGCGTTGAGCAGTGAAAAGGATGAGATTGTTCTTGAAGAATGCATACGAGGCGAGAAAGCCGCGGTTGAGGAATATGAGGATGTATTAAATGATGCCTCTCACCTGCCACCAACGGTAGTAAGTATCCTACAGGCGCAAAAGGATGAAATATCTGCAACGATTAATTCAATCAAGCGCATAGAAGATATCGTTGAAAATTCAAATGACTAA
- a CDS encoding CPXCG motif-containing cysteine-rich protein — MIEHFFSCPHCWQQISMLLDPAYSQTYVEDCEVCCNPIELSVAFEDGELVSFEAREIGQ; from the coding sequence ATGATTGAGCACTTTTTCTCTTGCCCACACTGCTGGCAGCAAATATCTATGTTGCTGGATCCAGCGTATAGTCAGACCTATGTAGAAGATTGTGAGGTCTGTTGCAATCCAATTGAGTTATCAGTAGCTTTTGAAGATGGCGAGTTGGTAAGTTTTGAGGCTAGAGAAATAGGTCAATAA
- a CDS encoding TolC family protein yields MKKNKSLLYVKLLVLVFAFAKAESQQSNVPLLTRQMALDSMLQNNYGIIVARNQVEIADNNAGLLNSGYLPTLQGTANAEYQLSDNRTDFGGAENQQGEPREPFVQNDAETRSYSAAINANYLLFDGLGRYYNFKILQEQYELSQLQVRSTIETTGVQLMSVYLQIARLKENLATFEQSLEINKQRETRAQYQFEYGQVNKLEVLNARVDINTDSINILNTRQQLRNTKRDLNLLLNRDFNQQFTVDTTVTLQNLLVIDSFVEQAQENNVRLLQAEQNVTISDYDIKVARSLLLPRIGLTGSYGWNRRENPGSAFFPDATTTNTSKTLAVGANLTWDIFDGGRSINSIRNAMINLDNEQLLKKQTIDEVTRDVLNARGNYANALRIFEMQEQNLVTNTDNFNRTQERFKLGQATSIEFRQAQLNLINAQTTKTLAKYDAKLAEYQLLQLTGQFLNVSL; encoded by the coding sequence ATGAAGAAGAATAAAAGCTTGTTATATGTAAAGTTGCTGGTCTTGGTTTTTGCTTTCGCGAAAGCGGAATCCCAACAATCCAACGTACCACTGCTCACACGGCAGATGGCTCTAGATAGCATGTTGCAAAATAATTACGGGATCATCGTGGCACGCAATCAAGTCGAGATCGCCGATAATAATGCAGGGCTTCTCAACTCTGGATACCTACCAACCTTACAGGGCACCGCAAATGCAGAATATCAATTGAGTGATAACAGAACCGATTTTGGTGGTGCAGAGAATCAACAAGGCGAGCCACGAGAACCTTTTGTACAAAATGATGCAGAAACGAGAAGTTACAGTGCGGCTATCAATGCAAATTATCTATTATTTGATGGATTGGGCCGATACTACAATTTCAAAATTTTACAAGAGCAGTATGAATTGAGTCAACTGCAAGTGCGTTCTACCATTGAAACCACAGGTGTGCAATTGATGAGCGTGTATTTGCAAATAGCGCGTTTAAAGGAAAACCTTGCAACTTTTGAGCAAAGTCTTGAGATTAATAAACAGCGCGAGACAAGGGCACAGTATCAATTTGAATATGGACAGGTAAACAAACTAGAGGTACTTAATGCACGCGTAGATATTAATACAGATAGTATCAATATTCTCAATACTAGACAACAGCTGCGCAATACAAAACGCGATTTGAACTTATTGCTCAATCGCGATTTCAATCAACAATTTACAGTCGATACCACGGTGACACTACAAAATCTATTGGTAATCGATTCCTTTGTGGAACAGGCACAAGAGAATAATGTACGACTCTTACAAGCAGAACAGAATGTTACCATAAGCGATTATGACATTAAGGTGGCTCGCTCGTTATTGCTGCCGCGTATAGGATTGACAGGTTCCTATGGTTGGAACCGTAGGGAAAATCCTGGTAGTGCATTCTTTCCTGATGCTACAACTACTAACACTAGCAAAACCCTAGCTGTAGGCGCAAATCTGACATGGGATATTTTTGACGGCGGTAGATCTATCAACAGTATACGCAACGCGATGATAAATCTAGATAATGAGCAATTGCTTAAAAAGCAAACCATCGATGAGGTGACAAGAGATGTACTCAACGCTCGAGGTAATTATGCAAATGCTTTGAGAATTTTTGAAATGCAGGAGCAAAATCTAGTGACCAACACAGATAACTTTAATCGTACGCAAGAACGATTTAAATTGGGTCAGGCAACTTCTATTGAATTCAGGCAGGCGCAACTCAATCTCATAAATGCGCAGACCACAAAAACCCTGGCTAAATATGACGCCAAATTAGCGGAATATCAATTGTTGCAGCTCACTGGGCAGTTTTTAAACGTAAGCCTATGA